The nucleotide window GTTGCAGGTAGAAGAAAAGAAATTAAGGATGCAATCTTCAAAGCTGAATTGATGTCTACGAGAGAGTTTATGAAGAAATTAATTGTTTAATTTTTTAATTGTTTAATTGCTTTACTACTTTTTTAACAATTTAGCAGTTTAACAATTCAACAGTATGACAATTTAACAGTTCATCAATTAAAAATTTGATTCTTTATATTTTAAGGTTTAATTTTCTGACAGAATAATGACATTTTTTGGCATAGCCATCGTTAAGCGAAAGGAATACAATGCAAGCAATTATATACACAGAAGCACGTAATAAGCTCAATAAACTTATAGACAAAGTACATGAAAACAGCGAACCTTATCTGATTGTTGGAACTAAAGGCAGAAAAGATGCTGTACTAATTTCAAAAGAAGATTATGACAACATGGTTGAAAATCTTTATATCGTTAGTAATCCCAAATGGGTTAAGAGTATTAATAAAGGATTGAAAGAGCTTGAAGAAGGTAAGGGAAAAAGATTAAACATCCACGAAGCCCTATCCATCAATAAAGACGGAAAGAAAAGTTGGAGAAAATCCTAGAAGTAATTTGGTCGCCTGAATCACTAAAACAGAGAGATGAAATTGAAGGAACGAAATCCCCTGACTTATGTGAGCAATACTTCGCAAAAATAATTTTATTGATTGAAGATATTAAAAAAAATCCTTTCCGCGGTTTAGGCAAACCAGAACATCTTAAGCATGAGTTTCCTCCTTGTTGGTCACGAAGAATAAATAAAAAAGATCGTTTGGTTTACAGAATAAAAAAAAATGAAATAGAAATAGTTTCAATTTTAGGACATTACAATGATTAAAAATTTAAATAAATCATCTGCAGGCAAACGCGGCGATTTGGTTCGTTCCGATTGCTATTTCGAAATCGAGTTAAAAAATTCTGGCGGAATAAAAATCGATTTAAAAAGTAAAGTAAATGTGATGTATGGAGAATCAATCAAACAAGTGATTCTTGATATGTCCAAATTCTTTGGATTGAAAGATGCGAAGATTTTGTGTGAGGATAATGGCGCTCTACCCTTTATTTTGGCAGCAAGATTTGAACTTGCAGTTAAACGACTACTTCCTGAATTGAAGAAAGAATATCTGCTTCCCTTCCACGAAAATAATTTATACTCAACAAAAAAAGATCAACTACGAAGGAGTAGATTATATCTGCCGGGAAATGAGCCAAAGTTTTTCGTTAATGCCGGTCTTCATTCTCCCGATGGAATTATTCTTGATCTTGAAGACAGCGTTGCACCATCTGAAAAAGGTGCAGCACAACTTCTCGTAAGAAATGCTTTACGTTCAGTTGATTTTTATAGCGCTGAAAGAATGGTTAGAATAAATCAACTTCCAAAAGGATTGGATGATTTAAAATATATTATTCCTAATAATGTAAATGTTATACTTGTTCCTAAATGCGAATCCGCAGAACAAATTCATCAACTTGAAAAAGAAGTAGAGAAACTTAAAAAACAAGTCAAAGTTGAAAACCAAATTTACTTTATGCCGATAATTGAAAGCGCACTTGGAGTTATCAAAGCATACGAAATTGCATCTGCTTCAAAAAATAATTGTGCACTTGCAATCGGACTTGAAGATTACACTGCGGATATTGGAACTCAACGTACAAACCAAGGACGTGAAAGTATTTTTGCACGACAAATGTTAGTTAATGCTGCAAAAGCTGCTGGCATTCAGGCTATCGATACGGTTTTTTCAGATGTCGCGGATATGGAAGCATTAAGACAAAGTGTTATTGAAGCAAAGTCTCTTGGGTTTGAAGGCAAGGGTTGCATTCATCCAAGACAAATAAAAGTTGTTCACGAAGCATTTGCTCCAACTGCTGAAGAAATCGAAAAAGCTAAAAAAATTGTGCAGGCATTTGAAGAAGCAGAGAAAAAAGGACTTGGAGTTGTTTCACTCGGCAGTAAAATGATTGATCCACCGGTGGTTAAGCGTGCTATAAATACAATTGATTTAGCCATCTTAAATAATTTGTTAGATAAAAATTGGAAGAAAAAACAATAGTACGCTGATGGAACTTATTAATTATGATTTTTTAAGATCATAATTAATCATAATCATCATAAAAATCAGTGTACCATTTCTTAAAGGATTAAAAATATGAAACTAGTAAAAAACGCAACAGGAAGATTCGTTCCAACAGAAGTAAACGGAGAAATTCAAATTCCTTTTAAAGGAGTTGATAAATACAAACCAACAGGAGTAAAGGCAAAGCCTCTTATCCGTACTTGTATTGATTATCCAGCAGATGGAAATAAAGTAGTTAAAGATTTAAAAACCGCTTTAAAAAAAGCCGGACTAAAAGATGGAATGACAATTTCAACTCATCATCATTTACGCAATGGTGATGCAGTTACAAATATGTTATTCGATGCGATTAAAGAAATGGGAATAAAAAATATTCGCTGGTTTCCGACAGCATCTTTTCCGGTTCATTCTCACTTGATAAAATATTTAGAAGATGGAACAATTCATCATATTGAAGGAAGTATGAACGGTCCGCTTGGAAGATTTACAACTGAGGGAAAAATGCGCGGCGTTGGAGTGCTTCGTTCACACGGTGGAAGATACGCTGCTATTCAGGATGGTGAAGTCCACATTGATATTGCTGTTATACTCGCCCCGACTGCAGACCCATTTGGAAATGCAACCGGCGATCGCGGAAAATCTGCTTGCGGATTAATTGGATTTTCACTCGCTGATTCTGAGTATGCAGATAGAGTCATAATTGTTACAGATAATCTAATTCCCTTCCCTTGCGTGCCCTGGCAAATACAGGGCAATAATGTAGATTTTGTTGTTGAGGTTGAATCACTTGGCGATCCAAAAAAATTGTTAGCGGAACAACTGAAGTAACAAAATCACCAGATCGATTATTGATTGCTGAGTATGTTGCGGATTTTATTGAAGCAGCTGGAATTATGAAAGATGGGTTTTCACTTCAAGCTGGTGCGGGCGGAACTAATCTTGCTTTTGTTCTTTTCCTAAAAGAAAAAATGAAAGCTAAAGGCGTTAAAGCCAGATTTATGCGAGGCGGCAGTACAAAGTATTTAGTCGAGATGTTAGAAGAAGGGTTAACAGATTATATTCTTGATGGACAAACATATGATCTTGAAGGTGTAAGAAGTATGCGTGAGAATGCAAACCATGTTAATACTTCCCCTTTTACAAGTTATAACTTCCATGGTAAAGGAAATTTTGCTTCAATAGTTGATACTGCTGTTCTTGGTGCAACAGAAGTTGATGTAAAGTTTAATGCAAATGTTGTTACGCATTCTGATGGATCTTTATTGCATGGAATTGGTGGATGGCAAAATTGCTTGTATTCAAAATGTACAATACTTGCTATTCCATCTTTCAGAGATCGCATTCCAGTTATCGTGGATGATGTTACTACTATTTGCGGACCTGGTGAATTGATTGATGTTATCATTACAGAACGAGGAATTGCAATTAATCCAAAACGAAAGGATTTATTGAAAGCAGTTAAAGGTTCTGGACTTCCAATAAAAGATATCAAACAAATCAAAAAAGAAGTTGATGAAATTTGCGGCGGTGCTCCAGCAAAACCAAAAGTAAATAAAGAAAAAGTTGTTGCAATTATTAAATGGGTTGATGGAACAGTTTTGGATTCTGTTTTTCAAGTTGAAAAATAAGACAATGGCACGATGATGACGCGGATTGAACAGATTAACACTGATAAAAAATAGCTGAATGGAGATGACAGATTTTATTACTGTCATCTCCAAAAATCAAAATATCATTTCATAAAAATCATACTTCTACTAAATTCAAGATCACCAACTTTCATTCTGTATAAATAAATTCCACTTGATAATTCTGATGCATCAAATTGAACTTCGTGAACGCCGGCAGTCTCAATTCTTTCCACTAATGTCTTAACTTCTTTGCCAAGCACGTCATAAATTTTTATCGTGATAAATTTTTTTTCAGGTAATTCATATCCAATAGTTGTCGTAGGATTAAATGGATTAGGATAGTTTTGATTTAATTTAAAATCAGTAGTACCTAAAAATTTAACTTCAACTTCTTTTGAATATTCGAACGAACCATCGTAATCATTTTGTTTCAAGCGATAAAAATAATTTCCACTCTCAAAAGGTTGATCAATAAATTCATAATTATGCTGTTCTGAAGTAGTCCCGTTCCCTTCAGTAAACCCAATTGTACTCCAGTTTCTTTTTGTATCGCCATTTGTTCCTTCGAAAGAAGTTGTTCTTTGAATTTCGAAGCCTCTGTTATTTTTTTCTGTTGCAGTCTGCCAGTCAAGATAAATTTTGCCGTCAATCGAAGCAGCCGTAAAACTCGTAAATTCAACCGGCACAGTAACGGTTGAATCATCAATCAATGCAGTCCAAACACTAAGATTGGAGCCATCAAGTCTCATCCAAATCGGGTAAACTTTTTTATTGAAAGCGGCAATATTAGTATAATCACCAAAGAAGATACCGGAATTAGGAGTGAAAGATGTTTCACTCACTTTAAAATTTTCAAAAGTATTTCCACCATCGGTTGAACGAGCAACGTAAACATCGGTTACAGAGCCTGTTGTATTTCTTCTATCATAAAAAACCGTATAGATTGCACCGGTAACCGGGTCAACAGTCATCCAAACAAAAAACTGATGCCGTGTAGTTGCGTCGTTATTTACACGAACAGGTGAGTTCCAGGTCTGCCCTTCATCGGTTGATTTGGCAATAAATATATCAGTATCACTTACCCCATTACTTTGATCTGACCAGCAAACATAAACATTCCCTCGGTAAGGTGAATGGCTGATATCGGCTGCAGTAATTGGCAATCCATTACTGCGCCAGATTCCAGGTATTGCATAGTCCCACCCGCCCGGAAAATCAGCAACAAAAATGTCCTGTCCAAAAGTTACTCCTCCATCGGATGATTTATCAAACATCAAGCCCAATGGACCAGCCCAGCTAACATAAATTTCTCCGTTTGGTCCAACTGCTGGAACTGCACCTTCAACCGTGTTATCGCTGTCAAAACAATCCCCCCCTCTGTCACTTAAACGAACAGGATCAGACCATGTGATTCCATGATCGGTTGAACGGGAGAATAAAATCCTCGAACTATCGCTCGAACTTCCGCTTCCATAATTATCAAACTCCGTCCAGCTCACGTACATATTATCACGATAAATGGATTGTGTCATATCAGTTGCAATCCATTCTTTATCCTGATTTTTCGGGTTGTTAAAACCAATGCCTGCGCCATCGTTCCATGTCATTCCATTATTTGTTGAACTTTGAATTACGATACGATCAATCCAGTAGCCGCTGTTTGGATTAGAAAGATGTCCATAATAAAGATTTCCTAAACTGTCGAACAGAACGCAGGGATCACCCCAAACGCCAAGCGTAGAGTTCATGAGGCTTTGCGTCCAGGTTTGTCCGCCATCGGTTGAGCGATAGAAGTAAGAAATGTTTGCACCTGCCGCAAGCACATTGGGATTAACTGGATTCACAGCTATTGTAACTTCCTCTGGATCAGTGCTGCCCGCATTATTGATTTTTACATTTTGGTATTGAGCGGTAATCGAACTCATCATTAAGATGGAAAATGAGAAAAGCAAAAATAATTTTGAAGAACTTTTCATAATATTTCTTTCATAAAATGGAGTGCCTAAAACTGAATTGCTTGTTGAAAAGATTTCAAATTTCTGAAAATATGTTCAGTTTGAATTATCAAAATATTTTTAACAAACAATCTTTTTTTTATAACGAAAAATAGCTGTACTCATTCAGTATTAAAAATTAAATATTTTTCCAGATTTAGCACTGAACGCATAAGAGATTATATTTACAACAAAAAATAATTATAAAAGGAAAATGCTTTGCAAACCAAACTTGATATTGCTAAAAACTGGCTGCCTCGTTATACAGGGACACAACTTGATGAATTCGGTGATTACATGCTGCTCACAAACTTTAATAACTATGTCGAAAAATTTGCAACAAAATTTACGTGTGATATTAAAGGCATTGGCAGACCAATGCAAACCGCGACAAACAGCAGTGGTTTGAGTATCATCAATTTTGGAATGGGTTCGGCAAATGCTGCAACGATTATGGATTTGCTCGTTGCTCGCCATCCAAAAGCTGTTTTATTTTTAGGTAAGTGCGGGGGCTTAAAGCATTCCACCGAAATAGGTCACTTTATTTTGCCGATAGCTGCAATCAGAGGAGAAGGCACAAGTAATGATTACGTACCAAAGGAGGTTCCAGCAATGCCATCTTTCAAATTGCACAAATTTGTTTCAAATAAAATTTGTGAAAAAGGTTTTGATTACAGAACCGGTGTCGTTTTTACCACTAACAGAAGGGTGTGGGAATGGGACGAAGAGTTTAAGGATTATTTAAGAAAGCTTTACCCGATTGCAATTGATATGGAGACCGCCACGTTATTTATAGTTGGGCTCGTTAACGAAATCCCGCGAGGAGCGCTACTCTTAGTTTCTGACGTGCCGATGATTCCTGAAGGAGTTAAGACCGAAGAGTCTGACAAAAAAGTTACTGAACAATTTTCAGACTTACACCTTCAGATAGGGATTGAGGCTATGACTGATCTTGGAGTTAATGGAGAGCAGATAAAACATTTCAAATACTGATTTAATTTTTTTTCACTTTAAAAATTTTTCACTTACGAAAGTCCAAAGGTATCCAGCCGCAAAACCGGCTAATACTTCAAATGGTGAATGAGCCCCCACTATTAATCTACTTACACCCACCATAACCGCAATTAATACTACTGATATAATTGTGAAATTTTTCCCTTTCGAATTAGAACTCATTGGGAAAATTAGATTAATAATATTGTAATACATTACAATCGCCATCATAGTATGTCCGCTTGGGAAACTCAATCCATCTATTGGTAATAAAGAAGTATCTGAATAGTTATCAGAAAAAATTATTTTTAATATTAATAAAAAAATCAAACCGCCGATAGAAGTAATCAAAAACTCCCTCAACTTGGATTCATATCTAATTAGATAAAAGTAAGAAGAGAAAAATATTATCTCCATTAGCACAACTGTTCTGCTGCCAAGAGCAGATATTTCATCAGCAATTGTAACGAGCCACTCCGGTCCAAAAGTCCCTGACCATTTGTTTGTCCTGCCAAATTGTTCTGTCATAAATTGGATAAATGCAGCGTTTGACTCACTGTCATTTAAAATATAGCTTATTAAAATGATAGCAGCACAGATTGCAATCAATGATAAATTGTAAACAGTCAGCCTATGATTCGTGGTTATCAAATGAAATAATAAATTATTATTAACTACGATTAATATAGGGATATCGCCTGGAAAAATTATTGCGGTTAATTGATCCGAACATCTGATAAATTCATTCTGTCATTCCAATGTAAACAAGAATCTATTGCTTACGAAGCAGATTCCCGCTAATACTAATGCTTATCCGATGCGACCTGAGCGAGAATGGCAGACGGATAGAGATTTTTTTTCAGATGTCGTCAACTCTCTAATTTAAGAGCTAAAAGATGACCCGAGTCACGCACTAAAGACTACTCAATATTGGCTAACTGTTATAATGGATTTTAATTACATATAGTAATCTTCACATGTAATAGAAAAAATTCCGATCGAGTAATATTCAATAAGATTGGTAAGCAGTCAACTTTTTCTTAGTTTTACTTAAAATAATTATGGAGAAATGATGTTCGTTAATTTCAAGGATATTCCCGGTCATACTAAATTATTCTTAGACTATTTATACAACTTTGAAAAGATTAATAAATTCTATGCTCGAAACCCTTATGATAAAGAAACATATTCAAAAGCATTCGAAGAAATAGCTTCTAAACGTCCTGTAAGCCGGGCAAATCTTGAAGCACTTATTCGCAATCAATATTCAGGCAAGACTTACTCAACTAAGACTCAAAAAAATATTGAACTGCTGGCAAAAGATTCAACACTTACAATTGTAACCGGT belongs to Ignavibacteriales bacterium and includes:
- a CDS encoding type II toxin-antitoxin system Phd/YefM family antitoxin — encoded protein: MQAIIYTEARNKLNKLIDKVHENSEPYLIVGTKGRKDAVLISKEDYDNMVENLYIVSNPKWVKSINKGLKELEEGKGKRLNIHEALSINKDGKKSWRKS
- a CDS encoding Txe/YoeB family addiction module toxin, with protein sequence MWSPESLKQRDEIEGTKSPDLCEQYFAKIILLIEDIKKNPFRGLGKPEHLKHEFPPCWSRRINKKDRLVYRIKKNEIEIVSILGHYND
- a CDS encoding HpcH/HpaI aldolase/citrate lyase family protein, which codes for MIKNLNKSSAGKRGDLVRSDCYFEIELKNSGGIKIDLKSKVNVMYGESIKQVILDMSKFFGLKDAKILCEDNGALPFILAARFELAVKRLLPELKKEYLLPFHENNLYSTKKDQLRRSRLYLPGNEPKFFVNAGLHSPDGIILDLEDSVAPSEKGAAQLLVRNALRSVDFYSAERMVRINQLPKGLDDLKYIIPNNVNVILVPKCESAEQIHQLEKEVEKLKKQVKVENQIYFMPIIESALGVIKAYEIASASKNNCALAIGLEDYTADIGTQRTNQGRESIFARQMLVNAAKAAGIQAIDTVFSDVADMEALRQSVIEAKSLGFEGKGCIHPRQIKVVHEAFAPTAEEIEKAKKIVQAFEEAEKKGLGVVSLGSKMIDPPVVKRAINTIDLAILNNLLDKNWKKKQ
- a CDS encoding T9SS type A sorting domain-containing protein; the encoded protein is MKSSSKLFLLFSFSILMMSSITAQYQNVKINNAGSTDPEEVTIAVNPVNPNVLAAGANISYFYRSTDGGQTWTQSLMNSTLGVWGDPCVLFDSLGNLYYGHLSNPNSGYWIDRIVIQSSTNNGMTWNDGAGIGFNNPKNQDKEWIATDMTQSIYRDNMYVSWTEFDNYGSGSSSDSSRILFSRSTDHGITWSDPVRLSDRGGDCFDSDNTVEGAVPAVGPNGEIYVSWAGPLGLMFDKSSDGGVTFGQDIFVADFPGGWDYAIPGIWRSNGLPITAADISHSPYRGNVYVCWSDQSNGVSDTDIFIAKSTDEGQTWNSPVRVNNDATTRHQFFVWMTVDPVTGAIYTVFYDRRNTTGSVTDVYVARSTDGGNTFENFKVSETSFTPNSGIFFGDYTNIAAFNKKVYPIWMRLDGSNLSVWTALIDDSTVTVPVEFTSFTAASIDGKIYLDWQTATEKNNRGFEIQRTTSFEGTNGDTKRNWSTIGFTEGNGTTSEQHNYEFIDQPFESGNYFYRLKQNDYDGSFEYSKEVEVKFLGTTDFKLNQNYPNPFNPTTTIGYELPEKKFITIKIYDVLGKEVKTLVERIETAGVHEVQFDASELSSGIYLYRMKVGDLEFSRSMIFMK
- a CDS encoding AMP nucleosidase, which gives rise to MQTKLDIAKNWLPRYTGTQLDEFGDYMLLTNFNNYVEKFATKFTCDIKGIGRPMQTATNSSGLSIINFGMGSANAATIMDLLVARHPKAVLFLGKCGGLKHSTEIGHFILPIAAIRGEGTSNDYVPKEVPAMPSFKLHKFVSNKICEKGFDYRTGVVFTTNRRVWEWDEEFKDYLRKLYPIAIDMETATLFIVGLVNEIPRGALLLVSDVPMIPEGVKTEESDKKVTEQFSDLHLQIGIEAMTDLGVNGEQIKHFKY
- a CDS encoding phosphatase PAP2 family protein, with the protein product MIAICAAIILISYILNDSESNAAFIQFMTEQFGRTNKWSGTFGPEWLVTIADEISALGSRTVVLMEIIFFSSYFYLIRYESKLREFLITSIGGLIFLLILKIIFSDNYSDTSLLPIDGLSFPSGHTMMAIVMYYNIINLIFPMSSNSKGKNFTIISVVLIAVMVGVSRLIVGAHSPFEVLAGFAAGYLWTFVSEKFLK